A stretch of DNA from Microbacterium sp. LWS13-1.2:
GTACAGCGCCTGCTTCTGGGGGAACGAGCGGTCCCAGGCCCGCAGCGCGAGATCCTCCTCGAGGACCGTGAGGTTGCCGAGCGTGTTCGCGAGTGCGCGATGACTGTTCTGCTCGTCGTCGCTGTACGACGCCCACTCGCGCACGCCGTCGCCCGACCAGGCATCACCGGGTGCGAGCGGGAAGATGTGCTCGACGTCGAGCCCGCCGGCACCGTCGACCCCGGCGAGGCGACCCAGCACATACCGGGCGTGGGGGAGCTCTGAGTACTTCAGCGCGACCGCGACGCGCTCGTCCGACGGAGTGATGCGCGAGATCGCCGATACCAGCGCCTCACGGCCCTGCTCACGCGCCCGGCAGAGGCGCGCCACGAGGCGATCGAGTCCGGTGCCGACGACCGCACGTCGCACCAGGAGCGACTGCACCATCTCGAGCGTCTCGATCAGCTCGTCACGCGCGATGGAACCGAGTTCGAAGTCTCTGTACGCCCGCATGACGAGCGGGTACATGCCGGTGCCGAAGGTGCTGAAGTGGGAGAGCTGGCGCGTGATCTCGGCATCCGGGGCCTCGCTCGGATGCAGCAGCACCCGGTAGACGCGGGACAGCTCGCGCCATTCGGCGGCGTGACGCAACAGGTCGGCGAACTCCAGGCGGGGGAACTCGTGACGGAAGGCCTCGTACACGCCGCGCCCTCCGACGACCGTCACCTCGCGGCCCGTTCTCATGACGAGGTACTGCCGCCAGAACTCGGCGATCGAGTCGCCGGTGTTCTGCTCGATCGGCTGCCAGTACTCTCCTTCGATCTCGCGCTGCTCGGCGTGGTTCAGGCCCATCAGCACGTAGTTGTGGATGAGCTCGTGGTCGCGCAGCGGCTCGCCGGTCGAGTTGAGGCTCTCGAAGATCTGCTGCGCGTTCGCGCCGATGCCGAGGGTGATCGCCACATGCTCGAGCTTCTGCAGACCGCGCCAGATGTGGGGCGCCTCGTCGAGGCTGATCTGACTGCGGAAGAAGGCGTAGTTGTCGTCGAATCGCGAGTCGCGCTGCTCACCGTGGGGGAGCGGGAGGTCGAGCACGACGCGCTCGAAGATCGACGCCCACGCGCGATGCGGGCGGAGTTTCGTGCGCGTCGCATCGTGGGAGTGGACGAGGACGCGCTGCAGCTGATCGGCGAGATCCGGATCCGCTTCGCGGACGGTGTGGTGCAGCGCCGCGACGAGCAGCATGAGGGTCGTCGTCCGCTGCTGGCCGTCGATCAGCACGAGCTCGGCATCCTCGCCCTCCCCGCTGGCCGAAGAGAGGATCGAGCCGATGAAGTGCATGTGGCGATCATCGAGGTCGGCCACCGCGCGGATGTCCGAGAGCAGCTGCTCGCATCCGCCGATGTCCCACCGGTACTGCCGCTGGTAGACGGGGACGACGATCGTCCAATCCGCGGCCGAGAGCCATCCGATGGTGTTGACCGCTGTGGCGTCGACATTCGTGGCAGTGACCATGGCCCGTCCATTCTAAAGGGGGCGCATCACGACGAACCGGCGGCCCGAACGCCCGCCGGTTATTCACGGCGCGGTCCTCAGGAGCCTCCAGGGGCCCGAGGTAGGCTTGCCTAAGTTGAGCCTGTTAAAACGTGCTAGCTCACTGACCGAAAGGCATGATTCGTCATGGGTTACATCAAGTCTGCCGCTCTCGATGAGACCGGCTTCGTGGTCCTCGATCCCTACGACC
This window harbors:
- a CDS encoding DUF262 domain-containing protein — translated: MVTATNVDATAVNTIGWLSAADWTIVVPVYQRQYRWDIGGCEQLLSDIRAVADLDDRHMHFIGSILSSASGEGEDAELVLIDGQQRTTTLMLLVAALHHTVREADPDLADQLQRVLVHSHDATRTKLRPHRAWASIFERVVLDLPLPHGEQRDSRFDDNYAFFRSQISLDEAPHIWRGLQKLEHVAITLGIGANAQQIFESLNSTGEPLRDHELIHNYVLMGLNHAEQREIEGEYWQPIEQNTGDSIAEFWRQYLVMRTGREVTVVGGRGVYEAFRHEFPRLEFADLLRHAAEWRELSRVYRVLLHPSEAPDAEITRQLSHFSTFGTGMYPLVMRAYRDFELGSIARDELIETLEMVQSLLVRRAVVGTGLDRLVARLCRAREQGREALVSAISRITPSDERVAVALKYSELPHARYVLGRLAGVDGAGGLDVEHIFPLAPGDAWSGDGVREWASYSDDEQNSHRALANTLGNLTVLEEDLALRAWDRSFPQKQALYARSTIGTTAALAELPAWGTAAIAQRSIQLTKRFVEVWRRPGGPAIDDDGLTPILDAVRRRGWPPGWHREWSYVEYCGEHWEVPDVKYLFNRVFKRLWADSRDAVVAYSARRGGPVYTAQSWNGQWDRLDDEHSLYMGWDSSYMLSAVQGVLEEAGLAAEVFVKYSYIGSAM